In Candidatus Tanganyikabacteria bacterium, one genomic interval encodes:
- a CDS encoding diguanylate cyclase: protein MDDVRIQPVLDEGKRKQIADLLGLEVPAGGTLGVFATSAQIDTFAVQAALQAQVASLSRTIQPDPATIRDPLTGLLTHSYFQEAMRKEVAESHRYAGHFSLLILNVDFFSEINRRYGYGVGDRVLQAVASKVTETVRGSDLVSRFGGDEIAALLPKTDADGAWILAERVREAVIVLGIQTAEGIDVPTVISAGVAELRPEEDADTLERRARQALQAAKDAGRNRCFRAGDLEVPDSAKLAKGVAHRKEAFYDSVQALAAVVEARDGYTHSHSRAVGEYAYRLAKRVGFEGDRLETFKLAATLHDLGKIGVPDSILKKPGPLTDDEWAVMQRHPAIGRQIIGHTFHLGELVPAMYYHHERWDGRGYPEGLKAEEIPIEARIVTIADAYGAMVDDRPYRKGLGHETACKILQKAAGLQFDPTLVVLFIEMISEEELGNRVISEPSSK, encoded by the coding sequence ATGGACGACGTCCGGATCCAGCCCGTCCTGGATGAAGGTAAACGAAAGCAGATAGCCGATCTGCTGGGGCTGGAAGTGCCTGCCGGCGGGACCTTGGGGGTGTTCGCGACCTCGGCGCAGATAGACACGTTCGCGGTGCAGGCCGCGCTCCAGGCGCAGGTCGCGTCGCTGTCGCGGACGATCCAGCCAGATCCCGCCACCATCCGCGATCCGCTCACCGGCTTGCTCACGCACTCCTACTTCCAGGAAGCGATGCGCAAGGAGGTGGCCGAGAGCCACCGCTACGCCGGCCATTTCAGCCTGTTGATCCTCAACGTCGACTTCTTCTCCGAGATCAACCGCCGCTACGGTTACGGCGTCGGCGATCGCGTCCTGCAGGCGGTGGCGTCGAAGGTGACCGAGACGGTGCGCGGGTCGGACCTGGTGTCGCGCTTCGGCGGCGACGAAATCGCGGCCCTGCTGCCCAAGACCGATGCCGACGGCGCCTGGATCCTCGCCGAACGCGTGCGCGAAGCGGTGATCGTGCTTGGCATACAGACCGCGGAAGGCATCGACGTGCCCACGGTCATCAGCGCCGGCGTGGCCGAACTGCGGCCCGAGGAAGACGCCGACACGCTGGAGCGCCGGGCAAGGCAGGCCCTGCAGGCCGCCAAGGACGCCGGCCGCAACCGCTGCTTCCGAGCCGGCGACCTGGAAGTGCCCGATTCGGCGAAACTGGCCAAAGGGGTGGCCCACCGCAAGGAGGCCTTCTACGATTCGGTGCAGGCCCTGGCCGCGGTGGTCGAGGCCCGGGACGGCTACACCCACAGCCACAGCCGCGCGGTCGGCGAGTACGCCTATCGCCTGGCCAAGCGGGTGGGCTTCGAGGGCGATCGGCTGGAGACGTTCAAGCTGGCCGCCACATTGCACGATCTGGGCAAGATAGGCGTACCCGACTCCATCCTCAAGAAGCCCGGGCCCCTCACCGACGACGAGTGGGCCGTCATGCAGCGTCACCCGGCCATCGGGCGCCAGATCATCGGCCACACGTTCCATCTGGGCGAACTGGTGCCCGCGATGTACTACCACCACGAGCGGTGGGACGGGCGCGGCTATCCCGAGGGGCTCAAGGCCGAAGAGATTCCCATCGAGGCTCGCATCGTGACCATCGCCGACGCGTACGGCGCCATGGTGGACGATCGGCCCTACCGCAAAGGCCTCGGCCACGAGACGGCCTGCAAGATCCTTCAGAAGGCCGCCGGCCTGCAGTTCGACCCCACCCTCGTTGTCTTGTTCATCGAGATGATCTCGGAGGAAGAGCTCGGAAATCGGGTGATTTCCGAGCCCTCGTCCAAGTAA
- a CDS encoding response regulator transcription factor → MAKILVADDDPNIRLLLQKQLEYEGYTVITVASGRAAIDTARREKPDLIVLDLMMPDIDGLEVCRQIRPELVTPIIMLTAKGTDTDKVVGLAVGADEYMTKPFSLIELTARVKANLRRVDRLKRSLVESPNRLQVEGLVIDTDQHIVTIKDEPLELPYKEYSLLYLLVSNLGKAISRDSILYRVWGDDFFGDDRVVDVHICRLREKLERFSDCPIVIKTVRGVGYRCMKAKDDAKGAEKTAAAAS, encoded by the coding sequence ATGGCGAAGATCCTGGTAGCCGACGACGATCCAAACATCCGTCTGCTTCTGCAAAAGCAGCTGGAATACGAGGGGTACACCGTCATCACGGTCGCCAGCGGCCGCGCCGCGATCGATACGGCCCGCCGCGAGAAGCCGGACCTCATCGTGCTGGACCTCATGATGCCCGACATCGATGGGCTCGAGGTCTGCCGCCAGATCCGGCCCGAACTCGTGACCCCGATCATCATGCTCACGGCCAAGGGCACCGACACCGACAAGGTGGTGGGCCTGGCGGTGGGCGCCGACGAGTACATGACCAAGCCGTTCAGCCTGATCGAGCTCACGGCTCGCGTGAAGGCCAACCTGCGGCGGGTCGATCGCCTCAAGCGGTCGCTCGTGGAGAGCCCAAACCGCTTGCAGGTCGAGGGCCTGGTCATCGACACCGACCAGCACATCGTCACCATCAAGGACGAGCCGCTGGAGCTGCCGTACAAGGAATACAGCCTGCTGTATCTCCTGGTCTCCAACCTCGGCAAGGCCATCAGCCGCGATTCCATCCTGTACCGCGTCTGGGGCGACGACTTCTTCGGCGACGATCGCGTCGTGGACGTGCACATCTGCCGGCTGCGCGAGAAGCTCGAGCGCTTCTCCGACTGCCCGATCGTCATCAAGACCGTCCGCGGGGTCGGCTATCGCTGCATGAAGGCGAAGGACGACGCCAAGGGCGCCGAGAAGACCGCGGCGGCGGCCAGCTAG